TTGCCAATGGTGACACGCTCAACAGCAGCAGCTTCTTCACGTTCTACTTCATGTACACCGGGATTCACCTGCTGCACGTACTGATCGGACTGGGTGTGCTGACATGGCTTGCCCTGCGCTGCCAGACGGACGGACGATGGACGGGGTCGTTTCCCACGCTTGAGGGGAGCGCTGTGTTCTGGCACCTCGTGGACCTGCTGTGGGTGATGATCTTCGCGCTCATCTACCTGCTGCGATAGAAGGGGTACGCTATGACCTGGTATTCGAAGCGTCTGACCCTGTTCTGGCTCCTGCTTGTCGTCGTCAGCATTTTGTCGTTTGAATCGTCGTTGTTCGGTTCGAAGTTTGCCGCGGCGATCGTTGTCGTGATCGGTCTCATCAAGGCAACTATCGTCGGACGCGAATTCATGGAGATCCGGGAGGCGCCTGTTGCCTTGCGCCTGCTGTTCCTTGCGTGGGTTTTGATCCTCGGCGGGGTTCTCCTGACGATCCTTTACGGTCTCCGATACTGATCGGCCGCTGCGGCGGAGAAAAAAGGGGGGCATCCATCAGGATGCCCCCCTTTTTGTTCGCCAAAGACGACGATCAGTGCGTGATCTGCGCCTTCATGGTCTTGGCGTCAGTCACGTAGGACACCATTTCGAGGAAGCTGTACCACTTGCCATCGACGCGTCGCATGCAATCGCTCTGCCGCAAGGCAACATTGCGCTTCGAACCGTCCTTCATCGTGAGGGTCAGTTCCTGCGTATCGATCTGCACCCCGAACGAGCCATCGGAATCGACCTCGAACATCGGCATCTCCAGCGTGATCCCGGTATAGCTGCCCATGATCGGGGCGTAGAAATCGGCGATTTCCTTCTTCCCGATCAAAGCCTTCGGGCTGAACGCATCATACAGCAGCGTGTCATCGCCCGGCCCATAATACTTCATCAGCTTTTCAAGCCCGACAGAAGCACCGCCAACGTCCATGAACTCCTTGATCTCGGCCTTTGCCTTTTCAGGCGTGGTTGAAACCGGGGCGAGTGGCTGGGCCGACCATGTAATCGTGCGGGGCTGGATCGGGGCGGCAGTCAGTGCATTCATCGTGGCAGGATCGACCGGGAACGACATATGTTGCTGGACGACGCGCCATTTGCCGTTGATCTTCTTGAACGCATCAAGCACGCGCACATTCATGGCAAACTTGGTGCCGTCCTTCATCTCGGTATGATAGGCAACCTGGCTGGCGACGCAGCCGAAGGTGCCATTGGTTGCCACGATCATTTCGGGCGTGGTCTTGTTCAGCGATTTGATCGCACCCAGTTGCGGTGCGAACCCGGCGCGGATGGCGTCCTTGCCCTTGAAAATGCCCGGCGCAAACAGATCGAGCACAGTGGCATCATCGGCATAAAGCGGCAGGATCTTGTCCACGTCCAGTTCGGTCGCGAGTATTTCCTCCACTTCCTTGATCGCGGCAACATCTGCCGGAGCGTTGAACACGGGCTGCGGCGTGGATTGCGCCGAGGCGCCCGTTGCCGCAATTATGGCTGCACCTGCCGCCATGGGCAGGAACCTGATAGCTTTCATGGTGCGTTCTCTTTCACGGTCTGTCATTGTGAGACTTGCAGGCAATAAACAGGCAGGCAATCAATGGTACGCCTGCATGAAGCCACCATCGGCGACGATATATTGGCCGACGATATAGCCGGCATCCTTCGAGCACAGGAACGCCACCAGCGAGCCGACTTCTTCGGGACTGCCAAAGCGATTTGCGGGAATCCGGCGCAAAAACGCTTCCATGAATGGTTCGAATTCCATTCCGGCATCGGCGGCGCATTGTTCGAAGAACGCGCCATAGGCCTCTCCAGTATCGATGAAGCCCGGTGCCACGGTATTGACCGTTATGCCAAAGCGCCCAAGTTCGTCGGCCAGGCTGCGGCTGAGGCCGAGACCCGCAGGCCGCACGACATTGGCCAGCACATAATCGAAGTTCAGCACCGAAGCGCGCGCCGGCGATTTGGCCGCGCCCGACCCGATCGTGACGATGCGGCCCCAGCGGCGTTCTTTCATCGCAGGCACGACGGCCCGCGCAAAATGGCGGAAGGCCTTGACGATATTGGCATAGGCTTCGTCAAAGTCGCCATCGTCAAACGCGTCGAATCCGCCGGGAGGCGGTGCCACGGGTGTAAAGATCGCGATATCGGGCGCAGCGAAGGCCTTGGTCGCTTCGGCGACGATGAAATCGTATGAGGCCAGATCGGTGAGATCGGCAGACACGCCCACGGCGGTGCCACCTTTGGCCGTGATCGTGGCGACAGTATCGTCGAGGCCCTGCTGCCCTCGCGCAACCACCACCACGCGAACACCCTCTTCGCCCAGCCGCTCGGCTGCGACCCGGCCCATGCCTTTC
This genomic interval from Novosphingobium sp. CECT 9465 contains the following:
- a CDS encoding nuclear transport factor 2 family protein; translated protein: MKAIRFLPMAAGAAIIAATGASAQSTPQPVFNAPADVAAIKEVEEILATELDVDKILPLYADDATVLDLFAPGIFKGKDAIRAGFAPQLGAIKSLNKTTPEMIVATNGTFGCVASQVAYHTEMKDGTKFAMNVRVLDAFKKINGKWRVVQQHMSFPVDPATMNALTAAPIQPRTITWSAQPLAPVSTTPEKAKAEIKEFMDVGGASVGLEKLMKYYGPGDDTLLYDAFSPKALIGKKEIADFYAPIMGSYTGITLEMPMFEVDSDGSFGVQIDTQELTLTMKDGSKRNVALRQSDCMRRVDGKWYSFLEMVSYVTDAKTMKAQITH
- a CDS encoding SDR family oxidoreductase, producing the protein MDLGIKGKVALVTGGTKGMGRVAAERLGEEGVRVVVVARGQQGLDDTVATITAKGGTAVGVSADLTDLASYDFIVAEATKAFAAPDIAIFTPVAPPPGGFDAFDDGDFDEAYANIVKAFRHFARAVVPAMKERRWGRIVTIGSGAAKSPARASVLNFDYVLANVVRPAGLGLSRSLADELGRFGITVNTVAPGFIDTGEAYGAFFEQCAADAGMEFEPFMEAFLRRIPANRFGSPEEVGSLVAFLCSKDAGYIVGQYIVADGGFMQAYH
- a CDS encoding cytochrome C oxidase subunit IV family protein, whose translation is MTWYSKRLTLFWLLLVVVSILSFESSLFGSKFAAAIVVVIGLIKATIVGREFMEIREAPVALRLLFLAWVLILGGVLLTILYGLRY